A genomic stretch from Thermodesulfobacteriota bacterium includes:
- a CDS encoding antibiotic biosynthesis monooxygenase produces MSHDITLIAKFKIHEGKLEQMRALYDEAMEMVKTQEPDTRSFTLYVNEQEAVCVSYEIYKTSEAILENFRLSQDRIQRVLETSDVISCDIYGDVSQDVIELLTPYGANFYGYDRGYRRS; encoded by the coding sequence ATGAGTCATGATATAACACTTATTGCAAAGTTTAAGATACACGAGGGAAAACTTGAGCAGATGAGAGCTCTATATGATGAGGCCATGGAGATGGTAAAAACACAAGAGCCTGATACAAGATCTTTTACCCTCTATGTGAATGAACAAGAGGCAGTCTGCGTGTCCTATGAAATCTATAAAACCTCTGAGGCAATCTTAGAAAATTTCAGACTATCGCAGGATAGGATACAAAGAGTGCTTGAGACCTCAGACGTCATAAGCTGTGATATTTATGGAGACGTATCACAGGACGTCATAGAACTCTTAACCCCATACGGGGCAAACTTTTACGGCTATGATAGGGGCTATAGAAGATCATAG